The proteins below are encoded in one region of Tomitella fengzijianii:
- the rplQ gene encoding 50S ribosomal protein L17, giving the protein MPKPTKGARLGGSASHQKAILANLATALFEHGRITTTESKAKRLRPYAEKLITKAKAGTLADRREVMKNITDKDVVHHLFADIGPHFAERDGGYTRIVKTLPRKGDNASMAIIELVREQTVSSEADRARRVAASQAQENPVAEVADEATDAEVENAEEVVEGIEETTATAADATEAGDDKAADKE; this is encoded by the coding sequence ATGCCCAAGCCCACAAAGGGTGCCCGCCTCGGCGGGTCGGCTTCGCACCAGAAGGCCATCCTGGCCAACCTGGCCACTGCGCTCTTCGAACACGGTCGGATCACCACCACCGAGTCGAAGGCAAAGCGGCTGCGTCCGTACGCGGAGAAGCTGATCACGAAGGCCAAGGCCGGCACGCTGGCAGACCGACGCGAGGTGATGAAGAACATCACCGACAAGGACGTCGTCCACCACCTGTTCGCCGACATCGGACCGCACTTCGCGGAGCGCGACGGCGGGTACACCCGCATCGTCAAGACGCTTCCGCGCAAGGGTGACAACGCCTCGATGGCGATCATCGAGCTGGTGCGCGAGCAGACCGTGTCCTCCGAGGCGGACCGTGCGCGTCGCGTCGCGGCCTCGCAGGCCCAGGAGAACCCGGTGGCCGAGGTCGCCGACGAGGCGACCGACGCCGAGGTCGAGAACGCCGAGGAGGTGGTGGAGGGGATCGAGGAGACCACCGCCACCGCGGCCGACGCGACCGAGGCCGGAGACGACAAGGCCGCGGACAAGGAATAG
- the truA gene encoding tRNA pseudouridine(38-40) synthase TruA, with amino-acid sequence MEESFHRAGEPAVADSGGGLTRLRLDIAYDGTDFSGWAKQPGRRTVCGVLEEALATVLRTPARLTVAGRTDAGVHAAGQVAHLDLPADAVPGDPSRWVRRFARLLPQDVRIREFTPVPGDFDARFSALRRHYAYRVTAAESGADPVRARDTAVWRGPVDVEAMREGSAALVGLHDFAAYCRRRDGATTVRELQRFDWVEADGGVLVAYVSADAFCWSMVRSLVGAALTVGQHRRAPEWMTELLAERARSSAVPVAPAKGLSLIGVDYPAEDALAARNRRTMDKRDPVEAHGGGGPGGCCGD; translated from the coding sequence GTGGAGGAATCCTTTCATCGCGCGGGTGAGCCCGCCGTCGCAGACAGCGGCGGCGGGCTCACCCGTCTGCGCCTCGACATCGCCTACGACGGCACCGACTTCTCCGGGTGGGCCAAGCAGCCCGGCCGCAGGACTGTGTGCGGCGTGCTGGAGGAGGCGCTGGCGACGGTGCTGCGCACGCCCGCCCGCCTGACGGTGGCGGGCCGGACGGACGCCGGAGTGCACGCGGCGGGGCAGGTGGCGCACCTGGACCTGCCGGCGGACGCCGTGCCCGGCGACCCGTCGCGGTGGGTGCGCCGCTTCGCCCGGCTTTTGCCGCAGGACGTCCGCATCCGCGAGTTCACGCCGGTCCCCGGCGATTTCGACGCGCGATTCTCCGCCCTGCGCCGCCACTACGCCTACCGCGTGACCGCCGCGGAGTCGGGCGCCGACCCCGTGCGGGCCAGAGACACGGCGGTGTGGCGGGGGCCCGTCGACGTGGAGGCCATGCGGGAGGGCTCGGCCGCGCTGGTGGGGCTGCACGACTTCGCCGCGTACTGCAGGCGCCGCGACGGCGCGACGACGGTCCGTGAACTGCAACGGTTCGACTGGGTCGAGGCAGACGGGGGCGTGCTCGTGGCCTACGTCAGCGCGGACGCGTTCTGCTGGTCGATGGTGCGCAGCCTCGTCGGGGCGGCGCTGACGGTGGGGCAGCACCGGCGCGCCCCGGAGTGGATGACGGAGCTGCTGGCGGAGCGGGCGCGTTCCAGCGCGGTGCCCGTCGCGCCCGCGAAGGGGCTCAGCCTGATCGGTGTCGACTATCCGGCGGAGGACGCCCTCGCCGCGCGGAACAGAAGAACAATGGACAAGCGTGACCCGGTCGAAGCGCACGGCGGGGGCGGGCCGGGCGGGTGCTGCGGCGACTGA